A single Desulfovibrio piger DNA region contains:
- a CDS encoding sigma-54 interaction domain-containing protein: MVNWHKFFTSILDTISDGVFISDAVGTTLYVNQMYADLVGVPARELRGKNVRDLVSEGLFDLALNPEVVRTGKPATYMQKLKDGKNVVISGAPVFDDKGRVCLVVTFVRDETRLAELNEQTGEQRRLIKEINDKLAFVAQSQGRDLEPVFASSAMQSVALELKRYASTDATVLIMGETGVGKDVFARLTHRWSRRKDKILLKVDCGGISETLTESEIFGYVPGAFTGASSKGKPGYFEIADGSTIFLDEVGELPLSMQTRLLRVLQDNEIVRVGSSQPRKVDVRIIAATNRDLEECVEAGTFRRDLFYRLNVGTVRIPPLRERPEDVRVLAELFLRQYTTKYRKKLAFMDITLDMLARYRWPGNVRELQNLVHSLVITRQGPRISPRDLPSSISGLHDESGGHLDAVLTQARPLREIIADMERDFLRRAIEVHGSVRRVSELFQVNRSTIFRKLQGGKGNAGEGGPAS; the protein is encoded by the coding sequence ATGGTCAACTGGCACAAATTCTTCACGTCCATCCTCGACACCATTTCCGACGGCGTCTTCATTTCCGACGCCGTGGGCACCACCCTGTATGTGAACCAGATGTATGCCGATCTGGTGGGGGTGCCCGCGCGGGAGCTGCGGGGCAAGAATGTGCGCGACCTGGTCAGCGAGGGCCTTTTCGACCTGGCCCTGAACCCCGAGGTGGTGCGCACGGGCAAGCCGGCCACCTATATGCAGAAGCTCAAGGACGGCAAGAACGTGGTCATTTCGGGCGCGCCCGTCTTTGACGACAAGGGCCGGGTCTGCCTGGTGGTCACCTTCGTGCGGGACGAGACCCGCCTGGCCGAGCTCAACGAGCAGACCGGCGAACAGCGCAGGCTCATCAAGGAGATCAACGACAAGCTGGCCTTCGTGGCCCAGTCCCAGGGGCGGGACCTGGAACCCGTCTTTGCCAGCAGCGCCATGCAGTCGGTGGCCCTGGAGCTCAAGCGTTACGCCAGCACCGATGCCACGGTGCTCATCATGGGCGAGACCGGCGTGGGCAAGGACGTGTTCGCCCGCCTGACCCACCGCTGGAGCCGCCGCAAGGACAAGATCCTGCTCAAGGTGGACTGCGGCGGCATCTCCGAGACCCTGACGGAATCGGAGATCTTCGGCTATGTGCCCGGGGCCTTCACCGGCGCGTCCAGCAAGGGCAAGCCCGGCTATTTCGAGATCGCCGACGGCAGCACCATCTTTCTTGACGAAGTGGGCGAGCTGCCCCTTTCCATGCAGACCCGCCTGCTGCGCGTGCTGCAGGACAACGAGATCGTGCGCGTGGGCAGCTCCCAGCCCCGCAAGGTGGATGTGCGCATCATCGCCGCCACCAACCGCGATCTTGAGGAATGCGTGGAGGCCGGCACCTTCCGCCGCGACCTGTTCTACCGCCTCAACGTGGGCACCGTGCGCATCCCGCCCCTGCGCGAGCGGCCCGAGGACGTGCGCGTGCTGGCGGAGCTCTTTTTGCGCCAGTACACCACCAAGTACCGCAAAAAGCTGGCCTTCATGGACATCACCCTGGACATGCTGGCCCGGTACCGCTGGCCGGGCAACGTGCGCGAACTGCAGAACCTGGTCCACAGCCTGGTCATCACCCGGCAGGGCCCCCGCATCTCGCCCCGCGACCTGCCGTCCAGCATCAGCGGCCTGCACGACGAGAGCGGCGGCCATCTGGATGCCGTGCTCACGCAGGCCCGGCCCCTGCGCGAGATCATCGCCGACATGGAGCGGGATTTTTTGCGCCGGGCCATCGAGGTGCACGGCTCCGTGCGCCGGGTCTCGGAGCTGTTCCAGGTCAACCGCAGCACCATTTTCCGCAAGCTCCAGGGCGGCAAGGGGAATGCCGGGGAGGGTGGCCCGGCCTCCTGA
- the hpsH gene encoding (2S)-3-sulfopropanediol dehydratase activating enzyme — protein MIENNNARGLVFNIQKYSVHDGPGIRTIVFTKGCGLRCRWCSNPESQNREPELAYNQGRCLGTDKCTRCFKACPNGALSRREDGFVAIDRGKCAGCKDMPCAEACPAQGIIVYGKPYTVAEALKVAQEDAMFYARSGGGMTISGGEPLLQSEFALNLLRLARERRVKTCIETCGLVPTDVVREAARYLNHVLFDIKHMDPEVHKKHTGMPNDLILKNFQTLVTEFPGLPVTARTPVIPGFNDHGPDIKAICDFLKPFGHVKYEMLPYHRLGTQKYTFLDRVPPMGDVTLDDKKFAALQKIAAATLGDRVIIPR, from the coding sequence GTGATCGAAAACAACAACGCGCGCGGCCTCGTTTTCAATATCCAGAAATATTCCGTGCATGATGGTCCCGGCATCCGTACCATCGTCTTCACCAAGGGCTGCGGTCTGCGCTGCCGCTGGTGCAGCAATCCGGAATCCCAGAACCGGGAGCCGGAGCTGGCCTACAACCAAGGCCGCTGCCTGGGGACGGACAAATGCACCCGCTGCTTCAAGGCCTGTCCCAACGGGGCCCTGTCCCGCCGCGAGGACGGCTTCGTGGCCATCGACCGCGGCAAATGCGCGGGCTGCAAGGACATGCCCTGTGCCGAAGCCTGTCCGGCCCAGGGCATCATCGTCTACGGCAAGCCCTATACCGTGGCCGAGGCCCTCAAGGTTGCGCAGGAAGATGCCATGTTTTATGCTCGCTCCGGTGGCGGCATGACCATCTCCGGCGGCGAGCCCCTGCTGCAGAGCGAATTTGCCCTCAACCTGCTGCGCCTGGCCCGTGAACGCCGTGTGAAGACGTGCATCGAGACCTGTGGTCTCGTCCCCACCGATGTGGTGCGCGAGGCGGCCCGGTACCTCAACCATGTGCTGTTCGACATCAAGCATATGGATCCCGAGGTGCACAAAAAGCATACCGGCATGCCCAACGACCTCATCCTGAAGAATTTCCAGACCCTGGTGACGGAGTTCCCCGGCCTGCCCGTCACGGCCCGTACGCCCGTCATCCCCGGGTTCAACGATCATGGTCCGGACATCAAGGCCATCTGTGACTTCCTCAAGCCCTTCGGGCATGTGAAGTACGAGATGCTGCCCTATCACCGTCTGGGCACACAGAAGTACACCTTCCTGGACCGTGTCCCCCCCATGGGTGACGTGACGCTGGACGACAAAAAGTTTGCCGCCCTGCAGAAGATCGCTGCCGCCACCCTGGGGGATCGGGTTATCATCCCCCGTTAG
- the hpsG gene encoding (2S)-3-sulfopropanediol dehydratase: protein MSQTVCECRSPQEQRLLDKIEGKVDRFRATHERVFRMLERFDGMKPRIDIERALYFTQSMQVTEGQPLVLRWAKALMHIARNITVYVQDDQLLLGRAGCDGRYGILYPELDGDFLDMAVKDLPTRATSPATITAEDAKRVIEEIAPYWKGKTYHEALAAALPPEIHKLTYDDPKGLISRFIVNETSSFRSSIQWVHDYGKILKRGFNDIKREAEEKLAALDPASATDMCEKKPFLDAVVIVCDAIVLWARRHADEARKVAEKTDDPVRKAELLRMAANAERVPGEPARDFWEACQSQWFVQMFSRIEQKTGTTISNGRMDQYLYPYYQQDIENGSLDNKKAIELLECMWVGMAEFIDMYISPCGGAFNEGYAHWEAVTVGGQTPDGRDATNELTHLILKSKREFPLHYPDLAARIHSRSPESYLWDVAETIKDGSGFPKLINDEEVVPLYVSKGASFEEALDYAVSGCTEARMPNRDTFTSGGAYINFAAAVEMVLRNGRMKKYGDIVLGEETGDPRDFKTWDEFWNAYVKQHMLFLRTAFTQQYIVNNLRARHFAQPMGSAMHDLCMKHCIDLHQTHIPEGIDFGYFEYMGLGTVVDSLSAIKKLVFEDKKLTMDEVIKAIDANFEGYEDVKALLKSAPCYGNNDPYADSIGHEIDRLSVEFAAKYSQKDLGMFYNVRYVPFTSHVPFGKVVSATPNGRVDWFPLSDGSSASHGADVNGPTAVLLSNYNTKNMGMRDRFARMLNIKFTPKCVEGEQGTEKLVSFIRTFCDLKLWHVQFNVVNKSTLLAAQKDPQKYRNLIVRIAGYSAYFVDLSPDLQNDLIARTEHDTI, encoded by the coding sequence ATGTCCCAGACTGTTTGCGAATGCAGATCCCCCCAGGAACAGCGCCTGCTCGACAAGATCGAAGGCAAGGTCGACCGCTTCCGCGCCACCCATGAGCGCGTGTTCCGCATGCTGGAACGCTTCGACGGCATGAAGCCCCGTATCGACATCGAACGCGCCCTGTACTTCACCCAGTCCATGCAGGTGACCGAAGGGCAGCCCCTGGTGCTGCGCTGGGCCAAGGCCCTGATGCACATCGCCCGGAACATCACCGTGTATGTGCAGGATGACCAGCTGCTGCTGGGCCGCGCCGGCTGCGACGGCCGTTACGGCATCCTGTACCCCGAACTGGACGGTGACTTCCTGGACATGGCCGTGAAGGACCTGCCCACCCGTGCCACCTCGCCTGCCACCATCACCGCTGAGGACGCCAAGCGCGTCATCGAGGAGATCGCCCCCTACTGGAAGGGCAAGACCTACCACGAAGCCCTGGCCGCCGCCCTGCCGCCCGAGATCCACAAGCTGACCTACGACGATCCCAAGGGCCTGATCTCCCGCTTCATCGTCAACGAGACCTCCTCGTTCCGTTCCTCCATCCAGTGGGTGCATGATTACGGCAAGATCCTGAAGCGCGGCTTCAACGACATCAAGCGCGAGGCTGAGGAAAAGCTGGCCGCCCTCGATCCCGCCAGCGCCACGGACATGTGCGAGAAGAAGCCCTTCCTGGATGCCGTGGTGATCGTGTGCGACGCCATCGTGCTGTGGGCCAGGCGCCATGCCGACGAAGCCCGCAAGGTGGCCGAAAAGACCGATGATCCCGTCCGTAAGGCCGAGCTGCTGCGCATGGCCGCCAATGCCGAACGCGTGCCCGGCGAGCCCGCCCGCGACTTCTGGGAAGCCTGCCAGAGCCAGTGGTTCGTGCAGATGTTCTCCCGTATCGAGCAGAAGACCGGCACCACCATCTCCAACGGCCGCATGGACCAGTACCTGTACCCCTACTACCAGCAGGACATCGAGAACGGCAGCCTGGACAACAAGAAGGCCATCGAGCTGCTGGAATGCATGTGGGTGGGCATGGCCGAATTCATCGACATGTACATCTCCCCCTGCGGCGGCGCCTTCAACGAAGGGTATGCCCACTGGGAAGCCGTGACCGTGGGTGGCCAGACCCCCGACGGCCGCGACGCCACCAACGAACTGACCCATCTGATCCTGAAGTCCAAGCGCGAATTCCCGCTGCACTACCCCGACCTGGCCGCCCGCATCCACAGCCGCTCGCCCGAAAGCTACCTGTGGGACGTGGCCGAGACCATCAAGGACGGCTCCGGCTTCCCCAAACTGATCAACGACGAGGAAGTCGTGCCCCTGTACGTGTCCAAGGGGGCCTCCTTTGAAGAAGCCCTGGATTACGCCGTGTCCGGCTGCACCGAGGCCCGCATGCCCAACCGCGACACCTTCACCTCCGGCGGTGCCTACATCAACTTCGCCGCCGCCGTGGAAATGGTGCTGCGCAACGGCCGCATGAAGAAGTACGGCGACATCGTGCTGGGCGAAGAGACCGGCGATCCCCGTGACTTCAAGACCTGGGACGAATTCTGGAACGCCTATGTGAAGCAGCACATGCTGTTCCTGCGCACCGCCTTCACCCAGCAGTACATCGTCAACAACCTGCGTGCCCGGCACTTCGCCCAGCCCATGGGCTCCGCCATGCACGACCTGTGCATGAAGCACTGCATCGACCTGCACCAGACCCACATCCCCGAAGGCATCGACTTCGGTTACTTCGAATACATGGGCCTGGGCACCGTGGTGGACTCCCTGTCCGCCATCAAGAAGCTGGTGTTTGAAGACAAGAAGCTGACCATGGACGAAGTCATCAAGGCCATCGACGCCAACTTCGAAGGCTACGAGGACGTGAAGGCCCTGCTGAAGTCCGCTCCCTGCTACGGCAACAACGATCCCTATGCCGACAGCATCGGCCACGAGATCGACCGCCTTTCCGTGGAGTTCGCCGCCAAGTACAGCCAGAAGGACCTGGGCATGTTCTACAACGTGCGCTATGTGCCCTTCACCTCCCATGTGCCCTTCGGCAAGGTGGTGTCCGCCACCCCCAACGGCCGCGTGGACTGGTTCCCGCTGTCCGATGGTTCCTCCGCTTCCCACGGCGCCGACGTCAACGGGCCTACCGCCGTCCTGCTGTCCAACTACAACACCAAGAACATGGGCATGCGCGACCGCTTCGCCCGCATGCTGAACATCAAGTTCACGCCCAAGTGCGTGGAAGGCGAGCAGGGCACCGAAAAGCTCGTGTCCTTCATCCGCACCTTCTGCGACCTGAAGCTGTGGCATGTGCAGTTCAACGTGGTGAACAAGAGCACCCTGCTGGCCGCCCAGAAGGATCCCCAGAAGTACCGCAACCTGATCGTGCGCATCGCCGGGTACAGCGCCTACTTCGTGGACCTGTCCCCCGACCTGCAGAACGACCTCATCGCCCGTACCGAACACGATACCATCTAG